TGGCCCCTTGTCCTTGGAGCCTGGGATGGAGAGGGGTAGGGGGTGTTAAGGACTCTCCCTGGGAACCTAGCCAAcacccctctccttcctccccagggtTCAGTGACCCCTACTGCCTGCTGGGCATCGAGCAGGGGGTGGGTGTGCCGGGGGGCAGCCCTGGGCTCCAGCGGCGGCAGAAGGCTGTGGTGAAGCACACCATCCCAGAGGAACAGATCCACCGCACCCAGGTCATCATCCAGACACTCAACCCCGTCTGGGACGAGACCTTCATCCTGTACGTGgctctgccccagctcctacccACTCTGGGCCAGCAGCACTTCCTGGTTCGGGGGAGGGAGCTTGGCTTGACTGGAGGAGGAGCCTGCACCCGAGGCAGGGGAGACTGACAGGAGGCCAAGCAGGACACAGCAATGGAGTAAACGCCACGTGCTGGTGGGCGGCGGAGGGTCAGGCACATCTGGGTTGATCTGGGGGGTAGCCTGAAGCCTTACtttaaaggagagagagatgCAGTTGGGAGGGGAGGAGAATTTGCAGTGAGGGACTAAGACTTGACAGTGGGCGATACTGGATGGCAGTTTTGGGGGGCAGGCTCGGGGCTGAGGTAGCCTGTGGCCTGGTCAGGGGTCTATCCCTCCAAGACCCTCAGCCATGCTCTTTTCTCACTACAGGGAGTTTGAGGACATAAGCAATGCCAGCTTTCGTCTGGACATGTGGTGAGGGGCAtgtccccctccccgcccccgtaGGGGTTGGGAAGAGAAGGGggcctgggggtgagggtggcAGAAAGGGGTTGGGGTCTCCCAGGACACCCTCTCCGCCTCCTGCTCAAACCTCTGCCCCACCAGGGACATGGACACCGTGGAGTCCGTCAGACAGAAGCTCGGGGAGCTCACAGATCTGCATGGGCTGCGAAGGTGAGGGCCGTGGGTTtcccgggggagggggcggggctcctTCTGCCCTGCCTCCACATGCATACTGGTTGGCGGGCTGCAGGCTCTCACCTGGGCCCAGGTGGCTGCAGGTAGGGAGCAGACTCCAGCCTGACCCTGTCAGGCTCCTGGCCCCTCTCCCTCACGGGACCCTGCCTGGAACAGGATCTTTAAGGAGGCCCGGAAGGACAAAGGCCAGGATGACTTTCTGGGGAATGTGGTTCTGAGACTACAGGTGAGTGGAGTGGGGAAAGGTTCccgggagagaggcagagagcgGGTGACGAGGGAATCAAGGGAGGGGTTCCAGGTCTACACCAAGCGGAGCCTGGGTCGGCCTCCCATCGCCTCCCCTGCCCCCGACCGGGTGAGGCTCCTGTGGCTCACAGGTGTGGGCATCCCCTGCCTGCCCGGCCTGCCAGGACCTGCACTGCCGGGAGGATCAGTGGTATCCTCTAGAGCCTTGCACGGAGACCCACCCAGACCGCGGTCAGTGTCACCTCCAGTTCCAGTTCATTCACAAGCGGGTAGGTGGCCCggctgggtggggaggaggggctgcccTGGGCGTGGGGTCCTCTGCTCATGGCCGCGCCGGCCCGCCTGCAGAGAGCCACCACGGCCAGCCGCTCGCAGCCCAGCTACACAGTGCACCTCCACCTGCTGCAGCAGCTCGTGTCCCACGAGGTCACCCAGCACCAGGTACTGCCCTcctggggctgggcagggccagggtCTGCCTGTCAGGTCCTGACACCCTCCACCTGTCCCCTCAGGCGGCCAGCACCTCCTGGGATGGGTTGCTGAGCCCCCAGGCTGCCACCGTCCTCTTCCTCCACTCCACGCAGAAGGACCTGTCCGACTTCCACCGGTCCATGGCGTGAGTGCCCTTCCAAGCCCGAGTGCCCGAGGGCCGTCTGCACCGCAccaccctctccctccctgtctgCCCTCCTGCAGGCTGACAGCCCGAAGTCTAACCCTCAGGAGATTTCTGTTTGGGGCCCAAACTGTGTATTTTAAGTTTTGAGTCAGTggccaacttttaaaaatctggagATTTGCTGTGCAGATTCACATCACCAGTTTCCCCGTGAAAGCTTTGTGCTGGAATTGCAGGGCTGTCGCTTTgctgggctgcaggtggtcaGAGCAGAGTAGCGTGCCCTCCCCCATCCATCACAGTTGCCATCTGGACGCTTCGTCCCCGGACATCACCTGAGTCCTTCTGGGCAGTTGAGTTTGCCACCCCGGGCCCAGACCCCAGGGCCATTGAACAAATCTGTGCGCTGATGCTCCTGAATCCGTGTTGAGGGCCTGTCACCTCCCCTGAGCCTTGTTAGATTACGGGAATGCCAGGAAGGGCACACAGGAGTTTGTAGATTTCTCCGTGCACGAGAGGAGCAGGGGCACAGCCTGGGTGCTGCCAGGAGGAGGACTGAGAGTGGGAGCTGACACTTGGCATTCAGCAGGAGGTCAGAAGGAGGCTAGCGGAGAAGGGCAGCTTCTAGGACCAGGGGGAGGTGGGTATTCCTGGATGGCTGTGGGGAATGCAGGTGAGGCTGGAGACTGGAGCAGGCACCGAGGGTGAGGGCCTCATTTGCCTGCAGGGCCTCAGCAGGGAGTGCGGTTGGCCCCTGTGTCCCCGCCGTGGCGGAGGCCTGTCCCTGGGCCGCTCTTCTCCCCCAGCCTCCTTCGTCCTCGCTCTTGTCTCAGTTCGGTCACCTCTGTGAAGTCTCCCCTCGACTCTGAAGGGATGCTCTAGCTGATGTTTTACATGTACTTGAAGGCTCGAGTCTCCAAATCTGATTTCTCAAAAGAAGCAAGAAGTCCtgaatttttaaatcactaaTATTCTAATTTAAGAGACAGACAATTCATTTACATGTTTGAAAAGCACTAATGGGAACAAAAACAATCCTGTGGGTTACCTTCAGCCACTGGTTTTCAGCCTCCGGGCTCGATGGGGATCCCCAGGAGGCTTTGGGGTGGGGATAacaccccgcccctccccctcccccacccccgccaggccaggccaggtgagctgtgggaaggaaggtgccTCACTTGGCCAGGCTGAGGGCTTCCTGTCTGCCGCAGGCAGTGGATGGCCTACAGCCGTCTCTACCAGAGCCTAGAGTTCCCCAGCAGCTGCCTCCTGTACCCCATCACCAGCATCGAGTACCAGTGGATCCAGGGCCGGCTCAAGGCAGAGcaggtgggctggggtggggcgaGGGGTGTTGGGCAGGCAGGGTTCAGGGAGCGGCTCCCCGGGCCCCATAAAGCAGCCCCCGCCTCACAGCACCGTCCTGGCCCTGCAGCTGGAGGAGCTGGCCGCCTCATTCAGCTCCCTGCTGGCCTATGGCCTCTCCCTCATCCGGAGGTTCCGGTCTGTCTTCCCCCTCTCCGTCTCCGACTCTCCAGCCCGGCTGCAGTCTCTCCTCAGGTCAGTGGTTCCCCCCCGCTTCAGTGGAGTCGGGGACGGGGAACAGCTGGGGCACCTCTGGGGTGGGGAAGCCTGCAGGAGGAATGAGTGGGGGCTAAGGGGCAAAGGGCATCTTGCACACGGCTCTCTCTCCCCACAGGGTCCTGGTACAGATGTGCAAGATGAAGGCCTTTGGAGAACTGTGCCCCGAAAGTGGCCCCCTGCCCCGCCTGGTGAccgaggcactgcaggtatggtgcccacCCTGTAGGTGCGGTGCCTGGGCCCAGCAGCCCTCCCTGCTCACTGTCTCTCTGCCCACAGACTGGCACCACTGAATGGTTCCACCTAAAGCAGCAGCACCATCAGCCCATCGTGCAGGTGAGGGGGCTCGGGTGAGGAGGTGGGTGCTGGGACGGGATGCTTGCCCCTCAGAGCCCTGCCTGGCTCACCTCTGTCCCTGCCAGGGCATGCTGGAGGCGGGCAAGGCCTTACTGAGCCTGGTACAAGACATCATTGGCGACCTGCACCAGTGCCAGCGCACGTGGAACAAGATCTTCCATAAGTGAGCAGGTGGCTGGGTCGGGAGGCAGTGCAGCAGGGGTTCAGAATGGGGACCAGAGGGACCCCGCTGTGTGCCGCCAGGTCACACCTGCTGCCTTTCCTCCAGTGTCCTCAAGATCGACCTCTTCTCCATGGCTTTCCTGGAGCTGCAATGGCTGGTGAGCCCCCGCCCGCCGCGTCCCAAGGCCACGCCCTCTGCCCTGGCTCTGGAGCTCCGCCCACCATGCCTTCCCTTCGCAGGTGGCCAAGAGGGTGCAGGACCACATTGCGGTGGTGAGCAGTGCCGTGACCCCGGAGATGGGCGAAAGTCTGTTCCAGCTTTACGTCAGCCTCAAGGAGCTCTACCAGCTGGGCCCGGTCCCCTCGGAGAGGTGGGTAGCAGACTGGCTGCAGGGAGAGGAGGGCCCGAAGCCCGCAATGGCCCCGGCTTTCCCCAGGCTGACCCTGGCTCTCCCCAGGGATGGCGTCCTGGCCCTGGAAGGCTTCTACCGCTGGTTCCAGCCGGCCATCCCCTCCTGGCTGCAGAAGACGTACAGCGTGGCCCTGGCGCGGGTGCAGCGTGCTGTGCAGATGGACGAGGTGGGGTTGGGGCCTGGGCTAGGGGCAGAGTCCCACATTTCGGGGTGTGGCACGTGCGGAAGCGGTTAACCAGCTTTGAGCGGTGCTCTCGAGGCCAGCTGAGCGCAAAATGCTGCCTCCTGTTATATTGGGGGGGGGACTTTGTTTACATGCTGATCCCTGCAGCCTGGGGGGTCTGGGCAGAGCCCTGCTTGTTCACCCTGCAGCCCCCTGCCCAGCTCTGTGCTTGCTGGCTGTATGAGCTCTGGATGCTTGCAaatggaagtggggagggagagcaTGGATTTGGCCAGCCTTGAGCCCTCCTTTCTACACATGCCCCCATCTCCTAGCTGGTGCCCCTGGGTGAGCTGACCAAGCACAGCACATCGGCTGTGGATCTGTCCACCTGCTTTGCCCAGATCAGCCACACTGCCCAGCAGCTGGACTGGCCTGACCCAGAGGAGGCCTTCATGATCACCGTCAAGTTTGTGGAGGTACAGCCTCATTCCCACCCCACGATTTCTCCCAAGTTCTCATCCTAGCAGCCTCCAAAAGCCTATGTCCTAAATCTCCAAAGTCACTGAAATTCCtgtgcccccccccgccccgccatcTGCCTCTCCTTGGCACTCCCCGCCCCCATTGATCATCCCCTCCTCACCCCAGGACACCTGTCGGCTGGCCCTGGTGTACTGCAGCCTTATAAAGGCCCGGGCCCGTGAGCTCTCTGCCGGCCAGAAGGACCAAGGCCAGGCAGCCAACATGGTAAGGGccagagctgggagctgaggctgggccGGGGTAGGGGTGGAGCCTGCCAGTCCTGGCTCTATTCAGGAAGCTCGGCATCCCTGTGCCCATGCCTGCCTGCAGCTATGTGTGGTGGTGAATGACATGGAGCAGCTGCGGCTGGTGATCGGCAAGCTGCCCACCCAGCTGGCATGGGAGGCGCTGGAGCAGCGGGTAGGGACTGTGCTGGAGCAGGGGCAGCTGCAGAACACGCTGCATGCCCAGCTGCAGGGTGCCCTGGCTGGGCTGGGCCATGAGATCCGCACTGGCGTCCGCACCTTGGCCGAGCAGGTAATTTGTTTGACCCACAgtgaccccaccccacccatcctCAGCCTGAAGTACCCTCCAGCAGGACTTGGGCCAATGTCCAGACCCCTTCCCTTCCTGAACCTAAACTCAGGCCCCAAGCAACCTCTCCTGACCCCCGACTCacaccctggcctccctcctaccGTTTTGTGTCTCCAGCTGGAGGTGGGCATTGCCAAGCACATCCAGAAACTCGTGGGCATCAAGGAATCCGTCCTGCCTGAGGATGTGAGTGGCCCTCCGTGCATGCTGATTTTTGCCAGCAGTGTGGGTCAGGGATTGCAAAGGGGCTTAGGGTGGGCAAGGGGCTGAAGGCCGTGGGGTGTCAGAGATAAGTCCCCCAGACTTGGGCAAGGAATGTTCCCTCCTGGCCTCGGTTTCCCCCTTAGATGCTAAGAGGGTGGGGTTGGGTCATTCCACGGGCTCTCCCAGCACTGACAGTCAATGTGGGAGCTGCAGTGGGGGAGGCTTTAGATTTTGCAGCCAAACAGCCCTGGGCATGCCTCCTTCTTAGCTGCCTACTAGCGTAGCTATTCTATTTATATAGGTCAGCTGACCTCAGGCTCCTCATCTGTCAGCGGGGATAATAATTACACCTGTGATTGCTTGGGAGCGTGCTACTCATTAATTCATCAACTATTTAAGCACCACTTTGTCCCAGGTATTGAtttaggcactggggatataTATCAATGAACAGTgtgacaaaaatccctgccttcctAGAGTTTTCATTCTAGTAGAGGAGGTGAAAAAAGAGCTAAGTATATAACTATAGCTATAGCTGTATGGCTATAGCTATAGCTATAGTGACAACTGAGTCAAGAcctaaaggaaggaagagaaggagccaCGAGGATTTCTACGGGAGAgaacagcatgggcaaaggccctgaggcaggaccaggtctggcaggttcagggctaTAGAAAAGGCTATACTGtctccagtgtggctggagctgacTGTGGTCAGAGGCTGGCTCTGCACACATTCCACAGATGTGCAGGAAAGCTCCTAGCCCTGTTTCCTCTCTGGGTCAGGGCAAAGGAATGGGGGTGGGACCAGAATGGGCCAGAACCAGATGTGCTGCCACCCCTCCCCAGGCCGTTCTGCCCCTGATGAAGTTCCTGGAGGTGAAGCTCTGCTACATGAACACCAACTTGGTGCAGGAGAACTTCAGCAGGTCTGTAGCAGCCGCCTGCCCTGTGGCGCCCCATCACCTCCACCTCTCCTCCCACCCGCCCCTCCTTCCCGGCCTCAGCATCCATCCTCAGGGGAGGATGCAACCAGCCTCTCTTAAATGCTTGCTCCAAGAGTCAGGGCGCTCATGGCCGCACAATGCTATCCATTTCACTTTAGACTGAGCTGAAACCTGCCTGTCCTTTCTCCCTTAGCCCTGGGCTGCATCTTCGGGAGGCTGCAGCTCTGCCCTCCCTAACATTACAGGCAGCTGGTGTTCCAGGGGAACTTCTCGTTAGGGTCTCTCTCAAAACAGGGCCCAGCACACTGGGCAGCAGTGGGTAGAGGTCAAGGGCATGGGCTCTTCATACTCCAGTTTCACTGCTGCTTGGTGGGTGGCCTTGAGCAGATTACTCAAGTTTTCTGTGCAGATGATCATAGTTCTGGCCTCTATTGAGGACTAAATGAGTCATGTGAAGTGCTGAGAGCAGTGCCTGCAACAAAGGAAGTGGTTGATGACTGAGCTGCTGTGACGGCGGTGACGGTGATGACGACAGGTCCTCCACATGGGGCTGCTGGCCCCCAGAGTTCTGCTCCTGGTGGGGCAGCGGGACCTCGGGAGCCCACCTTCTTTATTTCCTAGGCCAGAAAATGCCATTTGTTCTGCTCTGATCGTCACACAAATAGAGTTTAATCTCTACTAAGACAGGAGCTTAACTTACCACCGCCTCAGAacatttagaacagtgtctgtGCATAATGAGCACTTAAGTATGGGGACTAAATtaactacttttatttattttttttaatttatttattttatttatttttggctgcgttggatcttcgttgctgcacgcaggctttctctagttgaggcgagcgggggctgctcttcattgcagcgcacgtgcttctcattgtggtggcttctcttgttgtggagcacaggctctaggcgccgggcttcagtagttgtggcacgagggcttagttgctccgtggcatgttggatcttctcgg
Above is a genomic segment from Mesoplodon densirostris isolate mMesDen1 chromosome 18, mMesDen1 primary haplotype, whole genome shotgun sequence containing:
- the UNC13D gene encoding protein unc-13 homolog D, coding for MEEFEDISNASFRLDMWDMDTVESVRQKLGELTDLHGLRRIFKEARKDKGQDDFLGNVVLRLQVWASPACPACQDLHCREDQWYPLEPCTETHPDRGQCHLQFQFIHKRRATTASRSQPSYTVHLHLLQQLVSHEVTQHQAASTSWDGLLSPQAATVLFLHSTQKDLSDFHRSMAQWMAYSRLYQSLEFPSSCLLYPITSIEYQWIQGRLKAEQLEELAASFSSLLAYGLSLIRRFRSVFPLSVSDSPARLQSLLRVLVQMCKMKAFGELCPESGPLPRLVTEALQTGTTEWFHLKQQHHQPIVQGMLEAGKALLSLVQDIIGDLHQCQRTWNKIFHNVLKIDLFSMAFLELQWLVAKRVQDHIAVVSSAVTPEMGESLFQLYVSLKELYQLGPVPSERDGVLALEGFYRWFQPAIPSWLQKTYSVALARVQRAVQMDELVPLGELTKHSTSAVDLSTCFAQISHTAQQLDWPDPEEAFMITVKFVEDTCRLALVYCSLIKARARELSAGQKDQGQAANMEARHPCAHACLQLCVVVNDMEQLRLVIGKLPTQLAWEALEQRVGTVLEQGQLQNTLHAQLQGALAGLGHEIRTGVRTLAEQLEVGIAKHIQKLVGIKESVLPEDAVLPLMKFLEVKLCYMNTNLVQENFSSLLTLLWTHTLTVLAEVAASQRSCPLASSRLKIALQNLEICFYAEGCGLPPEALHTATFQALQRDLELQAAPSRELIQKYFCGRIQQQAETTSEELGAVTVKVSYRASEQKLHVELLSASSLLPLDSNGSSDPFVQLTLEPRHEFPELAPRETQKHKKDLHPLFDETFEFLVPAELCQKDGACLLLTVLDHDTLGADDLEGEAFLPLRSVPGLTGTVEPGDVPQTRLPLTYPAAPNARMFWDQTDLRESVLQATQVHLRDQRRPVWRYEALCPVPEARTWDPCCGNPGQQQAPPVLLLPLGWHFLSWRGATSSGSPTQVRSLYYSESQHPACCLRTTAMVSKYDVMPGRLCLSQETTAPCQQGLLSSPRIRNYVQTEGTRGQ